Part of the Toxotes jaculatrix isolate fToxJac2 chromosome 8, fToxJac2.pri, whole genome shotgun sequence genome is shown below.
TGCCTGGTGTAATATGTTAACAACATTGCTTGTCTTTTCAGGTGCCACTGCTGCCCAGAGTGTGGTGTACCAGAATGAAGAAGGGCAGTGGGTGACAGACCTGGCATATTACTCCTCTTTTGAGAAAGAGGTTGATGGGAAGACACCTGAGAATGCTGGCCAGTTTCAATCTGAGGACTTTGTTAATGCCTGTAAGTAACCAGCTCACTTGCAGTACAAGGAGATAGTTgtactgtagtgtttttttttttttttgtgtaaaataaattCATTGAATTGAagattttgtccttttttccctcctttatAGGTGATGCTTTGGAAAAGATAGTTAAAGATCAAGAGGAATTTGAAAAAGAACATCAGTTCATACAGGTATACATGAACAGAGGCTAATGTTGCCCCTTTTTCCACAATCCAAAATCCATTTGGCCTCTATTGTTAACTAATTAATcaaattaacattaattagTTAATTCTCTCTTCTGGTTTTCTGTTCACATAGGAGGAGAAGATTGAACCGGCCAACAGCAACAGCACCTTTCAGAGTGACTCGTCTTGGAAGGTCCCTGCCAACAGCTACATTCTGATGAGGGCTTCTCAGGCCTCCTCAGAGTTTGAGCAGGGTAACCAAAGCTACCTGCGACTTTCTTTAGGCCAGTTTTTTGGACAACGCTCTGAAGCCCTGGGCTGTTTGGGCAGCACTGGCGATGTGGATGGAGTTAAACGGGTCAGTAAACCTGCTTTCCTGGGTTGTTACTGAAATTggacatttattttctctgagtCTCTTAGAGGCTGTTAACATAAAACTGGTGTGAATGTCTGATCACTGAAAAGGTGTAGCAGACAAAGTTTAAAGTTGGAGTTTCATTCACTGGTGCCCTCAGCCTTAGCTTTTAGTGTCCCTCTGGCACTGAACTGTAAAGTGTATTAAAAGCTTGTTCTTTGTTCTCTAGCCATCCTTTGGTTACATCATCACCTCTCCAGAGAAGAGGGAACCATTTCCCCTGATTCACCCCTCAGAGTTCTCAGCTGGAGTCAGATCTCCTCACAGTGACACCATGGAACTCAGTGAAGCAGACAAAACACTCAACCCAGGTGTGTTCACAGGAGGAAGTGTCATACAGCAGTACCTGATCTTCTGTTCATTTGTGGCTGGACAGGAACAGCAGGACCTGTTCCTGTCCAGCCACAAATGAATTAACCTATAAACTATAAAGTGACACCATTGGTCAGTTGAATGCTGTggctgagtgatgaagttacaccattggCCATTAGTTGGCGCAAACGGTTTCTATGACGTTGTCATCAGAGGGTGTttttacaggcagtgttgcCAACTTGGCACCTTTGTTAGTAGATTTACAGACATTTCAGACTCCATGAGTGGCTTTTTTCCTAAAAGAACCCAGTGACAAATCTAGAGACTTTGGACAAACCATAACTACTTCCATTGAAGACAGCCGTCAATATTGCCCCACAAGTGTGAGGTGGGGCTTTGTTCTCATTCTCTCATTCAATTAGAATCAGACTTATAGAGAGGACTGAATGAATGGTCAGTCGAAGGATTCATtttacagcacagcagctgaaataGACGTGAATGAGCTTATAACTTTCTCTCTGATCgttttacaagtaaatatagCCAAAATCACAGCGCAGTCTTTAACATATGCGTATGGCGATTTTGTCCAATGGCGTCACAGCTATGGGCGacgtttcagtcactgtttcatgTTTGTTCCATCGTCTGACAGCATTAACATAAATACACTGTTCTGTATCTGTAAACAAAGAGAACAGCAGACaatgagacagatgaagagcTGAAACTGGCTGATACTATGCAGAATGCATTACATAATTACGTTTACAGTAGTTCCACAACAGTTTTTAACTATATTCTTCATTTCACACATTGACCATATGTATTTTTGACTTAGtcttgttgtttattttaaaatgagtcacactgtgatttttttttttttttattctactaATGATCATCTTGCAGAGGACCTAGACAAAACTCTTGAGGCGCCAGGTGAAAGGATGCCACCCAAAGGTGATATTGATCCAGAATGCAGTGAACAGGAGATACAGGTAGGTTTTAACGATATGTTAATATTTGGATATCTCTGTGTAGGATTACACGCACGACTTCATGGCTTTCTGACATAACATTACTTCACCTCTTTAGGTCCACACTGTGAGTGCTGCACTACCTGACCACAGTGAGGGCTCCGGCTCTGAGTCAAGCTTGGGCAACCAAAGCTGTGCGCCCCCCGACAGTAACAGCAGTCATCTGATGCTGAGTATCAGTACAATTGCTTCGGCCATTGCCGATGCGTCCATCAGCACTGACCCAACACAGCTGGCTGCCATGATCATGGAGCTCTCAAAGAGGGGCAAGACAAGAAATCAGCCCACATCTGCTGGACCTGCCAGGAGCAGCCCAGAGGAGCAGCTCTCAACTGAACATGTAAGGCTTTGGATTTTTCAACCCCAATATTACTCTTGTATTTAATTGTAAGTATTTTTTTGATCATTCCCACGCACAGCAAAAGTGTTCTCAGTCGGAGttcccattttattttctgGCGTCATAATATAAACAATGCCCAGATCGTTAAATCCCAGCATGCCATTCTATgaaatactgaaacaaaaacatggtaAAAATGACTTGTATACAATTCTTCTTCTGTGTAACTTGATAAAGTTAATGCACTCTTTGTGTTGATCAAGTAAAATACTTAAATTATGATTTGTAATTTTGGAGCAGGAATTAGCAAATAAAATACCTTGTCAGCAATGAAAATGTGACTTCTGAAGGTTTATTCTgagggtttatttaaaaatggacATCTAAAAGACACTGTTTTGCCTGTAGAGCGTCGTGTTGGACACACTGCAGAGAAGCACCAATGACAGGGAGCTGAGTGCCTTTGACATGGACAAATACCTGAAGAAAACTGATGTGTCTTGCACCAGTGATGCCTCTGTGGCACATACTACCTTTGACCTGACCAGCTGGGCTGACAATCTCAGCAGGAACCTTCAGACAGGGCACCCTGGGGAACAGAGGAGCTCATCTCAGGGAGTGGACAGTGAGACTCAAAAGATGCCCACAGGTACAAAAactgaggagacagacaggagaggaaagacGGCATTAAACACTAGCTCATCTGCAATGTCCCTTTCAAATGCATTATCACCAGGTAAGAAGGGGGAATCAAAAAGGAGCTCCATTCCACGTCCGCGTACATCTTTCAGTTCTGCCAGAAGGACTGTGGGATCAGGGCAGTCCTCCACAATCAAGCCTCCTGCAGACAAAATGGCAGCTTTGGATAACACCACTTCTACTGCCACCAAGACTTGTAGTTCCACAGACAAGACCCCTACAGTAAATGGAGTCACTCCAGGAGAACACAACCCACAAGCACCCAACACGACTGGTGGGTCTTCTTTAGAACCACCACAGAAGAGTGGCGTGCCCAAAACCTCCCCTTGCTTTAAAGGTTACTCTCCCCCGACTCAGAGGGTGAGGAGTGcaggtcagcagcagcagcaggacagattCGGTAATCCTCCAGCGAAGAAATCACCACCCAGGAATATTGTAGCTGCTGCACTACCTTGTAGTTCTGTGGAGAAGCATGTTGGCTTCTCTGGCCTAAACATCCAGCCTCCACTAGACCTTGCATGTGGTGagtaaaaagcagaaatatggCTTTCTTCTATTCACAGCAGTTGTCTGGATAACGGACATCCTTATTCAAACAACTAGCGATCAGTAGCAGTCCTACAGTACATTATTAGATGTCTCTTGTGAGACATCATCATGAACATGTATGTTAACATTacctttgtttttcagaacTCCCAAAGAGTTTTTCTGAAACCTGTGTGGAGGAGACGCAGTGTAACTTTAGACCGTCCACCTCTCCGCTCACCCACTCCTCTCCAAGTCAGACCTCCATTCCCAGTGCTGATGGGTAAAGTATCACACATGGTTTCTACAGATCACATTAAATAGTAGTAATTGTATTAGTTATTATTAAATAGTAATCTTCAAATGATTTTTAACccaaatgaattaaataattaatagacGAAAGGAGCTGCCACGTTATTCTTAAACATGTACTCTGTTATTGAGCCTGGTTGATGTTGTTACACTGATGCATATCGCTGGCAGCTGGCAGAGCGTTCTGAgccattattcatttattactTTGCCTGTGTGTTGTCTTGTGCTCCCAGTATGCTGTCACCTTCTTCGTCCAGTGGAGGTCTAGCAGACAAACATCCAGGTCTTGACCTCTCTCCTCAGTCTATCTGCTCCAGCCCTAGTCTCAGCAGACTCACGTACATCTCAATGATTGATGGCACTGTCATACCTACACCCGAGAGACAAAAGGTAACATACATGTCATCAGGTATGCTGATCTGAGTTTCAGAATGTTCCTTCCTGCAGTATTAAAACTTTCTCCTTACAAGCAACATCTCTGTCTTACCTCTGGTTGTTCTGCTCTCCACAGAACAATTGCACCATGGCACTGAGCACCACCATTATCAGATTCAGTCCAACTCCACCCGTGGAATCAGATACACAGTCTAACCTCGATGCTCCTTCCCTGCCTAAAAGCCTGGACCAGGTGCAGACACAGCATTCTAAAAGTCTGGACCCGCTACCAGCACAGCAGTGTAAAAGCCCAGAGCCCTCACGTAGTGGTTCTGCTCTGAGCTGCACTCGCAGTCAGAGTGAATGTAACTACCACTGTCCTGGGGACAGGACCAGTGATCTTTCATCTGGGTGCAGGAACCACAAGCACCTCTCTGAATCCAATGCAATGAAGCTCACTAAAGTAGACTCTGGATATTGTAGCAATCTGAACATTCAGCAAACTAGAAGCAACACAGCTCCTCAGAGCTCCCAGCAGTGGGGTGCTGCTAGCTCAGCCTCATCATCTGTGTATGCTGGTGGCCTCAATATGCCACCGTCCTACCCATCAGAGGGACTTCACTATGTGCCCATCCCCAGCTTTAAGCCCCAGTGCTCTGGCCTGGTTGACCTTCCCCACCAAGGAGATATGCAGAACCTTCTCACTGGACACTCTCTCTACAACTCCCAGCTGGCTCAGCAGTATTTGAGATCTGAAGCTCCTTTACATCCTGGTGCTTATCACGTGGGAACAACAGGAAACGGGCTCTACAGCGTTTCATCTACAGGCATGTCTTATTTTctctccaagaaaaaaaataccctcAAACATGCTTGGTAAACCTGTGGAATATACTTGTTTGATTGATTGTGCttcctctttcacttttttcaggCACAACCAACAGCGATCCAGCAATGAGACACATCCATCCCACATCAGGGCCTCTGGGAATTTCTGGGGCTGCTGGCTCTCATCACCTCGCTAGACCCCATCAGTACGATGTGGATCCACTGGTGGCAGGTGGTCTCGAGGAGCTGAGAGGTAGCAGTGCTCTTGGTGTTTCTAAGAAAGTTACTCTCCTTTCCCCTTTTCAATCTACTGGGTACACTACTGTGATATTAGAAAAACTGAGAACACTTTCAAAAGGTAATGAGTTtagactgttgttgttttgtttatgttctTCATGCCTTAACTAATCACTTCTGTGGGCAGGAGGTATATAATCAGTTTCTTGTGCATAGCAGAAAATTGCAACAAGCAATTAAACTCTGAATTTTTTAAGTGCTGCAATCAATTATAGTGTTCAAGTTATCTTCACTTTCAGTAAGTACAGTACTTACCTCTTCCACTGCATGGAGTAACAGCATTTCCCTGTACCAGTCATCCACATTCCACTGTAACCCTCAGGCCAAGTGGTAGTACCAGGGGAGCTGCGCTTCCCTCATGCCTGCTGCGTAGGCATCGCCTCACAGACGTCCCTCAGCCTCTTCAACCCCTCTGAGAGATGGCAGCAGGTGTCTATCACTGTCACCAGCTTGGCTGTTGATGGAGAGAAggtgagcagagagcagagatttGACAGTTAGAAGTGGTGACATGCTCTGTATCAATGCACATATACTAGGTAAGGTAATAGGTAATATGTGATTAAAGCAGCTAACACTGCGCTGAattctcactttttcttccctcttcaaTGCCAATTCCTACAGGTGGATAGCCTACCTTATCAGTGGCTGATAGTTAAAAACAAGACTATCATTGGGCCGAagagcacagaggagcagaaggtGTTGTTCATACCTCCACAGCCAGGTGTCTACCagtgtgtcctcagtgtctgctcCTGGCCTGCGTCTGCTGAGACAGAGGTGGCTGCCAGGGCTAATATCTTTGCTAAACGGGTGGTGCTGGTTGCCATAGCGGAGGATCCTGCACTAGAGGTGAGAGGCTCCAGTTTGAAGATCATACTCTTAACCAAAAATAATTGTTTGCATGAAGAATAAAATGAAGCATCGTACTTAAGGGTTGAGATTTGAGATCACGTAGATGTCACATTGCCTGTTCTTTCCCTTTACTGAATGACCTGTGAATAAAGTTAAATCGTTTTACTTCTCAGGTTGAAGTAAGCAAGTCTGGCTTTTTGGATTTTGGAGACCTTCCAGGAGGCAGTGTCAAATCTCTTCCCCTTAAACTGTTCAACAGGACTCATGCCACAGTACCCATCCGTCTGGTTATCAGTGCTGTGAGTCAACAGGATATTTCTAGATATTCTTAGGCGacttactaacacacacacacacacacacacttactgatCCACAACAGTGATGCAGTGACCTCCAGTGGCAGCTGAGTGATTTCTACACGGTACAGCTGTGTAAAGGCtgcaacacagattcatatatATAAATGCAGCTTTTGAGGTTTAAGCAGCTGGATTTGGGTTTAAAACACCTTGTGACCTTTGGCATGCAACAAAGTTTAGGTTTATCCTGGATTAAACCACATCTAAGATAATGAGAGaagtacaaacaaaacatttttgagcAATCGTGGCATTTTATAAGTCAGCATCAAAAGCTAGTGGATGTAATAGGTTCTAAATTCAACATAAATGTGGTCTTAATGCTTCTGCTCTATCTAGATCTGACAGGGATATGGGGGGACTTGAAACTAGTTTTCAGCAAGTCAGAATAATAAACTGTATGAAAGTGGTTCACATTCTACTTCTCATTCCTCTAGAACGCTACAGCGTGGCGATGCTTCACCCTTTCCAAACACCCCGTTACCATGACATCTGAAGCAACACAGCAGGCGGGACACATGACCCCAGTGTCTTCTCCCTCAGTGATGAATCACGTGATGCACGCAAGCTACGGAGAGGTTAGTCACCAAAATCACTGCAACCTTAGTCAGCATCTCAGTCACTTAAATCATTTCATGCTACATCTTTTCGTTTCTTATTTTCTGTAAAGTCTGCTGAGGTAACTTTGGTTTTCAGGCAGATCTTTAAGATATTATGGGTAACAGCTTCACATATCATTCCCCCACCTGCTGAGTAGCTAAACTGGCGTGAGGTTCACATGATAAATTATACtggttttttttgtccttttgtccCTAGAATCTAGTAAGCTTCATGGTCTGGGTACATTTCAAGGCCCCTGAGAAGTACACCTTTTCAGGTAAACAACCTTGACTGAATActtaacaaaaaaagacaaaaaatcaTATAATGGATGTGTTAATTGTTTATTATAAGCTCAGTGACCTGTTAATCTATGAATTATCTGTCCTTTACTTTTTCCAGACTAATAAAAGCATTATTATTTTCTGCTAACCTTAACTTTGTGTGGTGGTGCTTATCAGGAGAGCTTGGTCCAGCTGATGAGTACAGTGCTCGCGTGGACGTTGAGCTGGACTCTCCTGGTCCGAGTCGTGTGATCTGGAGCGTTCCCATCAGGGCCAGGTCTGGAACTGCAAGGGTCCATGCACCTAAAGGCCTGCAGGTACTCACACTACCACATGGCTGTTTTAGTACTGATAGTGTAGCTCTGCACACTACATTACAAAGACATCACAGACATTAATGCATTGTATATCTTGATAAAAAACTTTTATCAGGCCAATTTTTCTTGGCCTTCAAAGAGTTGATGGTGAGCTGCGTTTTGTACTTCTTTTGTCTAGACTGTCAGTTTGTCTGCTCCACTGGGTAAATCTAGTCAGCAGACGCTGCCATTAAAGAATGCCGGAAACATTGATGTGCAGCTGAAACTCAAGGTAATTCTGACCTTTACTTTTCTTATTAGATGTGGGGTTTGGGTAAGCCTCTGTGACATTTTGGACTCAGACTGTGGCACATACAGTGTGACTTCATTGATATTTTGCTCAACCCCCTGTTCCCCTGCTGTCTTGTCCCTATTTTTGCCCTCTTCTcacttctgtttcctctcattttctctctttcattcctctGTGTATAGAGCAGTGACGCTGAGGACAGTTTCTCTGTGACACCTGATGAACTGTTtctgagagcaggagaggagcaaGGGATTATTGTTTCCTTCAAAGCACAGGGTAACAGGAAGTGCAGAGAAAGGTATACAAACAATCATTACATTTGCATGGACTTGGGAGGATATAGTTGGGTTTTCTGCAGTCACCATATTTAAAGCCCTGTAAATGAGAAGAAACAATTGAATCCATAGCACAACTGGGTTACAGGATTAGAGAAACCAAGATCATACATCTAGATTTCAGCCAGAGGATGTTTTGCTCATCTGAATGTGTAACCAGGTTTCTAGGTTTGGGATAGGGAAATATTGCTGTAACAGCAGTGCTGTATCTTTATCTTGTATCTTTATCTTGTATCTTTATATTATACAACATTAATCCAAAGTCTAAGACTGAAAGTAACAGCAAAATGATTAACTGTATCTTTTAGGAGTCTAAATAAGTTAATCACATCGGTCTAACAGTAGACCAGTCACCAAAATGGAATCCTTAAATCCTTTTTGGCACTAAGTGATatctgatatgtttttttttccaaccataTTAAATCAGGCTATAGAGTTTCAATATCCTGGCTTTTAGGCTGAATCTGGTCTTCATTTGGATAAGTTGTATATGTGTACATCAGTTTTGGATTGCATCCTTAAATATCCCAAAATATATCACACGCTCACTGGCCATCTAAATTCACTCACTGGAATTAACTTGTTGTGATCTTGCAGCCTTCTCACCATCTTGGTGTTGCCGTCAGGCCCTCAGTATGAGGTAACCCTGAAAGGAGAAGTTGTCCCAGAGGACTCTGGGAAACCTGCcattccctctgctgctgtctttgGCCCAGGTCTGGCCAAAGACATTCCACCGATCCTCTCTAATAAACAGTTCATAGCTTGGGGAGGGGTCACCCTAGGACGAGCTGTGTAAGcaacttttcacttttttcattaATCCCACTATTACTTGGTTACAGAAAAACCACTCTCTAGGTATCAGTTATTCATTGGAAAGTAATCAATAAAAAACCCAAGGCCCAGTGGCCCATCTTATTCTATTAAGGTTTGTATAATGTTATTCATGAGAAGGGACGGAGGGTGTCTACAGGGAATGTTATTCCTCAGAAGCTATTTCAACATAATACACAATTTATTTATACTCATTGAAGGGAGGTAAAGTGCACACAGCAGTAAGAATGCTAAATCCTGGAGGTTTCACTTGATCCAGACTGTACCTCGCTATTATACACAAATTAGGACATTAGGATAATGACTCTCCATCTCAAATCAGCAGTTAAGCAAAGTTTATGTGAGAGATACATGTATCAGGTTTGGCACCTGTTCTCTGTAATCACATAACCAAACGCTGCCATTGTTTTCCAGCCAACAGAAGCTGGTTCTAAGGAACAACTCTGCCGGTGCCACACAGCAGCTACGGTTGCTTATTCGTGGTCAAGACCAGGACTGTTTTCAGGTAGGCTGTAATGTTTTCACACTTGAAGACTGATAAACGTGTCATCTCTGTTCTTTCTTGTTTGGATTATCGTCacatcttgtgtttgtgttttgacgTCCTGGTTGGatgagtttatttttatttgcctcCTGTCTTGATCTTGTGAATCAGGGATGTACTATAAATCTTTGCAATGAACTTCAAAGGTGGTTTTGGTGatcttgtgtctttttttctgtgtcctctCTACAAACAGGCACTGAAGGAGTGTCCTCTAGACTGTTCAAATGTGAAGTATATAAACTTGTTTGTCCCTCAGCTCCAGAGTATGTTCAGTCCAGAGGAGCGTCTGACCCGACATGGGGAGCTGTCCATCCGTCCCAGAGAAGACGTGACCATCCACCTGCTGTTTGCTCCCACCCGGGTGGCCTCCATGTTGGCCAAGCTGGAGATCAAACAGTCTGGAGTCCGGCCTTCACAGCCTGGGGTCAAATTCACTGTGAGGATGGGATCATTGTAATCCTTCCctgctctcttctttctctgttgtcGTCTataacatttctctctcttatcCTCTCAATACATCACCCTGTCTTCCTGGCTCTCTTTCTTTACTGTCTTTTCGCCACGTTGTCCGTTTTTCCATTGAAAGTCTTGGGTCGTCGTTTAATTTGCTTCCTGTATTTCCCATGTTAAGATTCCACTGTCAGGCTACGGCGGGACCAGCAACATCATCCTGGAGGACCAGAGGAAACAGGCAGACAGCTATGTGGCGACACTGACCGACATTGCTGTTGGTCACGTCAGcaaagtgtgtctgtgcgtgaGGAACACTGGCTCCAGAGCAGCCTTCATCAAAGCCGTGGCCTTTTCTGATGTGCAGACGCGATCAGTCTTGGAGCCGTCTGTCATCAGCCTCGCCCCgtcacagtttgtgttgaaGGAAAGGACACAAGAGGTAAGGGCGTGGATACAACGAATATAAATCCCTCTTATATGCTAacagttcaaataaaaaaaaatgctgggaTTTTCTTAATGGACCTTACAAGACACTATAGCAGatgcagtaaaagaaaatgaatgatgacTGTGCTTTagtttcactgtt
Proteins encoded:
- the cep192 gene encoding centrosomal protein of 192 kDa isoform X2; this encodes MADSFYRLEDEDLPSFLCKSMDSTSGRATLENVTLGSGPGLPVAASTVAKIRPRSDIREDPGDVSYLEGKELQQANSQSSIGDQPKFALSFKDDLDKADDFIAAHRLSDMLVKINLDESASRNQGSMLGLPPTQKASVHGWPTELGTDLSTGLLVLSQFGHKESTDTKSIQALALPASCGEDNMQSEGMDSDHFSGSNSSFLANEKLMSVDSMNSDITDDDADLNNLPDDELELYFNKLVPPAMQRGRVEGQEIPSTGLAGAADDILNTRPAEPEQYRHQFLDDYDQEHFKMPDVRLAATGMDSCPASDEDTEDELESARRNSNATRTRLLPSTSRQLVGESNRPSFRPGLEGGSSDDESFSGRSGPSVSGIEHRRSAEGQVINPPVTGDGGGGDGSSGSEESGNYGGVSSVSLPTTNVQTTYDVLRGLGIVGSSAVGEDEEGGLNNLAGHGRNRCTEMGDRVGPVGTGEASSSLGASLGTQSLSPVNWSMVLDRQEALDAMESTEPGPTVDRLLDSVYLRSGAGPRRPQDLANLTASHLQGTQGSFHLSQVLLPECGDEDEGDDEDGHSGVDEPDGARPSLGLRGGPCGDVTAAESSGSSSEDDKNPLSTSLEPKYFSQSFHQEQEDSDMWNLCPDNLELEFQQGATAAQSVVYQNEEGQWVTDLAYYSSFEKEVDGKTPENAGQFQSEDFVNACDALEKIVKDQEEFEKEHQFIQEEKIEPANSNSTFQSDSSWKVPANSYILMRASQASSEFEQGNQSYLRLSLGQFFGQRSEALGCLGSTGDVDGVKRPSFGYIITSPEKREPFPLIHPSEFSAGVRSPHSDTMELSEADKTLNPEDLDKTLEAPGERMPPKGDIDPECSEQEIQVHTVSAALPDHSEGSGSESSLGNQSCAPPDSNSSHLMLSISTIASAIADASISTDPTQLAAMIMELSKRGKTRNQPTSAGPARSSPEEQLSTEHSVVLDTLQRSTNDRELSAFDMDKYLKKTDVSCTSDASVAHTTFDLTSWADNLSRNLQTGHPGEQRSSSQGVDSETQKMPTGTKTEETDRRGKTALNTSSSAMSLSNALSPGKKGESKRSSIPRPRTSFSSARRTVGSGQSSTIKPPADKMAALDNTTSTATKTCSSTDKTPTVNGVTPGEHNPQAPNTTGGSSLEPPQKSGVPKTSPCFKGYSPPTQRVRSAGQQQQQDRFGNPPAKKSPPRNIVAAALPCSSVEKHVGFSGLNIQPPLDLACELPKSFSETCVEETQCNFRPSTSPLTHSSPSQTSIPSADGMLSPSSSSGGLADKHPGLDLSPQSICSSPSLSRLTYISMIDGTVIPTPERQKNNCTMALSTTIIRFSPTPPVESDTQSNLDAPSLPKSLDQVQTQHSKSLDPLPAQQCKSPEPSRSGSALSCTRSQSECNYHCPGDRTSDLSSGCRNHKHLSESNAMKLTKVDSGYCSNLNIQQTRSNTAPQSSQQWGAASSASSSVYAGGLNMPPSYPSEGLHYVPIPSFKPQCSGLVDLPHQGDMQNLLTGHSLYNSQLAQQYLRSEAPLHPGAYHVGTTGNGLYSVSSTGTTNSDPAMRHIHPTSGPLGISGAAGSHHLARPHQYDVDPLVAGGLEELRGQVVVPGELRFPHACCVGIASQTSLSLFNPSERWQQVSITVTSLAVDGEKVDSLPYQWLIVKNKTIIGPKSTEEQKVLFIPPQPGVYQCVLSVCSWPASAETEVAARANIFAKRVVLVAIAEDPALEVEVSKSGFLDFGDLPGGSVKSLPLKLFNRTHATVPIRLVISANATAWRCFTLSKHPVTMTSEATQQAGHMTPVSSPSVMNHVMHASYGENLVSFMVWVHFKAPEKYTFSGELGPADEYSARVDVELDSPGPSRVIWSVPIRARSGTARVHAPKGLQTVSLSAPLGKSSQQTLPLKNAGNIDVQLKLKSSDAEDSFSVTPDELFLRAGEEQGIIVSFKAQGNRKCRESLLTILVLPSGPQYEVTLKGEVVPEDSGKPAIPSAAVFGPGLAKDIPPILSNKQFIAWGGVTLGRAVQQKLVLRNNSAGATQQLRLLIRGQDQDCFQLQSMFSPEERLTRHGELSIRPREDVTIHLLFAPTRVASMLAKLEIKQSGVRPSQPGVKFTIPLSGYGGTSNIILEDQRKQADSYVATLTDIAVGHVSKVCLCVRNTGSRAAFIKAVAFSDVQTRSVLEPSVISLAPSQFVLKERTQEVITVLMKSTQREQSLCQSANTLLATVCLFCGDEVSRQQYRRLLQSKPEAPRKALSENSLLKNIDFNEKFLGEENITETCDLPQRPNEAHIFYGNMSKVVVSLMGTTKSTDCEERDHTELQLPSARCGSETDSGLANGSVSLDVLPVKGPQGPALRVTEPSLKASEPLHKQSESWTIHPEQLVLTTPTTINGATTTSQVQIRNNTSRELSFDLSWPAHCLTITPQHGVIEPQCHLQILISPNPSLATKSTLLPWSGQIYVQCDGQQKFIKVQIRQDLALDVSAAPADMTLSALPPHAATPVLPVARHTTKPSLPLQTPHTPPALVEISNRTIIFPTTPSGETSEAQLEVQNGEVEVRWYLSSFAPPYVKVPITFLPRDQGDYAQFWDLECHPVSEPQQKTRIRFQLCGTGVKSGPAEGPQEGDCSLVKTEPAVKTRKRTEASAGKTSQEETVWRGVYSPQDLYTFPATRVGESSTLKVSIRNNSASAHELRFVNCKEPFHIKHSKYSLRSQHYLKLPVQFKPSTAGRHAGLLLIQSETSGSLVIQLIGEALPRNHNLPSYTSSSC